ACCAGCCATATGACCCCTCAATAATGAGAGCAACTCACGTTCATCACATATATATACAGGTCTGGAACACAATAATTCGAAACAACCTAATTCGcactatatatacataattcgaatcaactcaACTCGAATTAAGGTTTGCTTCTTCTTTCTTAGTAATTCAAATCGACCTAATTTGAATTCTGTTTAGCTCGTTTTCCCTAGTAGTTCGAATCGACTAGATTCGATTTAACAATGTATAATTCGAAccatattgattcgaattacatgcaaTTCCTTTTAAATGTATTTCGAAGCAAGTTGTTTCGAATTACTTACATTTGTAGTTCGAATcatgttgattcgaattacataaaAATAGTCATTGGTTGATTgctgaaaaaattttgattttgactgaTTTAGGTAAAAAATTTCTCAGCTTGGTTTATTTGGATTTTTTGTTCTAATAATAATCTTAACATATAGTGTTTACTCTGATTCATGTTAGAGATATACAGAGATACCGAAAAAGTAGCTCAATGTTATGTTTtgtgagttctttttctttttcttaactttGTTATGTGAGTGTAAAtctaatatatatttgttaGCTAAATcacttaaaattaattaatatagttTGTACTTAATTAGTCTAATTTTCAAAAGACGTATGAATATTACtaacaaatatgaaaatattatgTTAAGATTTAGATCCCGAAATGAACAACAATTGTCTTAAAATTCAGTTTCTAATacgtataaattttttttaaaaaattcttttgaaCACTAGAATAACTGAAgttagaaaatgaaaaaaaaaaaaagagtaaaaagccTTACTTGATGTCAAATTAAtgtattcataatttcatatattaataaaattaattatgttaaatatgtattaaaattagttatcaaaaTAAGTCactggaataaaaataaaactttataTTCAAGCAAAATACTTAACTAAGTCTAACCAAATTGTTATAATAACTTTTCAAATCACGCGctctttctccttttccttctccttctccgtttccttctccttctcctcttcctcctcgtatttcttcttcttccaagttCACAcaagttcttcttcttcccttcttcttctcctcctttttctttttcttcttcttccaaattCCCATACGtagattctttttctttttctttttcaatgttgcgtctttttctttttttttttcgttatcGTCATCACCAGTAATATCAACATTTTGcgaacatttttattagttctgattttttttgctgctatcattaaataatttcggtttatttcttaatttatttcaattcatttgtgtgttaattgaggttcacttgatgttgttgataagtattgaccaaatttttatttcttaagtaatttcggtttaTTTCTTACTTTAATTGAGATTTATTTGAATCCAGAAATGAATTCGATGTGTTTTTGTTAATGATCGAGTCTTTTTTTAgcaaaaaagaatgaaattatttattatcattttattcAATTGTATTAGATTCCATTCCATTCCATTTAATTTATCTTAAAAATCATTCCAACCATTGGAACAAATTATTCATCAACAACACACTTGGACTGCAAATGAActgaaaatattatcaaaacgaAATAATTGTATAATACTAAATGAACTGAATATTTGgccattatataaattcgaatTCAGAAACAATTACGTCTAGAATAAACCGAAAATATTATCAAAGTAAAATCACTGTATAATACCAAATGAACCGAACATTGTCCAATGTTCATtgtataaattcaaattcaattcaaaaggTTAGTTTTTGTTAGCAAAATATTATTGTTGAGTTTGGGCCAATTTAGTTAGACTTGGTTGcaaaaaatacttaaatgtGTATCTGGACtgataaaatatatgttagaatataaaatatatattaaaaataaattaaataatatatatatttatacacaaaataTATTAGTAACTTATTTTACTGtataaatagttttttttacataaaaaatatttctattttatattatatttatatgaatATAGGTTATTGTTggtgttattgttattattgttgttgctacTACCCTACTTATATTgttgtttttaatattgttgTTCTATGTTGCTCCATTGATGTTGATGACGTTGTTGTCGTCGTGGTCATGGATCTCAACATGTTATATAAGAAGATAGATAAGTTATacctagaaaaaaaaaaacgagaaTTTTAATAGTAAGGATTTTatctaattaataatattggaatataatttactaaaaataaaacatacaaacgtcattttaatatatatgttaaGGAGATGTTTCCGTTAAGACgcataaaacatttttttttatagaaacgcttatatgttatattattatttgatgtatTAATAAATcggttatttttaaattttttaacaaattaaaataaaatcgatttttttataacaataacaataaatctatttttttaggaatttaaatatctacaaaataaaaaactaggaatatatttgtctttttataaaaaaaatttaagatattcGATTTAGATTGTGTAATTCGATCGGATCAAATCGAgtctataataattataatgcagacaattgagtttattattattgatataataaaccgattttgttctaacttattaaaaaataaattattaattagtttaataaaaatgtccaataataatatgacatatataaacatctttaaaaaaaagacatttttaatatttttattaaagtggTCTCCTTAATGATATACATCATTAAGACAAACGACTCTTCATCTTCATGTATATGTGGATGTTGGAAAAATCAAAAGggtcaaattaaaaattaaaatgtaagaATATTTTACACAAGTTTGCCCTTTTGGTAGTTGGCAGCAATGCACACCTAATTACTCGCATGACTCTGACTTGGCCAATAAACAATTCAGAAGCCACCGATGAAGTGAATGAACAGGAAAtcgatcttttttatttttttttgttattggagAGAATAAAATGTAATCTCTCACTTTTAATTCTACAAGTGGGACTAGaaataaatgaaagaaaaaatgcaataaCGGGTGGGATCTTCTACTGGATaccatctaattttttttccactGGAGAGGATCCACCGCCTGAATCAACATGCTAAGGTGGAGATCATCAATTTTGCAACGATATTGTAACTTGACACTATTCTTTATACATTTTCTATATACAATACACAGTTCGTTCGAAAAAGTTATACAAATATCCAATGATATCTAAAAGTACGTGAAGTGTTTGATTCTTATCATAATCACTTTTATAAGTTTTAAAAATGGTAGTAATAGGTGATTGGCATGCCACTTTGGACTCCTTCAATATTAAAGGATCCTTTACAAATACAAGTAATAATCgaattttgaatatttcagtatttgatgcatatATATAAGGTCACTGCTACGAGGCATGACATAGTGTTGGTGATTTCTTGTTGCAAGTTGAACACAAAATGGATCCTCCTCCTATTCTAACATCCTCTGATTATGCTGCTACCAGGTACCTTATGAAAGCCATTAGTTTCTCTGAAAGACTATTATCTTTATCTATAGAATATGTTTCTAATTCTCTAATATACCCATCATTATAGTAGTGCTGGTGAAGAAAGGCATGCAGAAATCAAGTGGGATGAGATTGGATTCGGTATAGTTTCAACTGACTTTATGTATGTCATGAAATGCTCAAAAGGAGAAGACTTTGGAGATGGAAGCCTCATTCCCTATGGAAACATAGAGCTCCCTCCATCTGCTGGAATCTTAAATTATGGACAGGTTAGAAATTAAAGGGCACAGTATACAACATATAATGATCCTTCCTCTATCATACCTTCATTCCAATATATATCGAAGTTGTTATTATGTAGGGAGTGCTTGAAGGGCTAAAGGCATACAGAACAAAAGATGGGAGTATAGTGCTATTTAGACCAGAAGAGAATGCAAGGCGCATAAAGATAGGAGCAGAGAGAATGTGCATGCCATCTCCATCAGTTGAACAATTTGTTCATGCAATCAAGAAGACAGtaattgcaaacaagcgttGGGTACCTCCATTTGGGCAAGGTTCACTTTATATTAGGCCATTGCTTTTGGGAACAGGAAGTGTGTTAGGCTTGTCTCCATCACCTGAATACATGCTTCTCATATATACTACTCCTGTCAAGAGTTACCACAAGgtgctttttttattattattttcaattccctttttctttactCATTGTACAGTTAGGAGTTTGGACTAATaacttcacttttttttttagggTCCATTGAACTTGGTTATTAAAGATGAGCTCTATAGAGCAATTTCTGGCCCTGGAGGAACTGGAGGGATCAAAAGCATTACTAACTATTCCCCAGTAAGTAGGACAATCccattatttgatttgatcatTTCTTCATTCTATAAATTGATTTGAAgtataaagaaaataattaaaaagttacTGTAAAGTGTTCTCAAGCAGATTAATTTAATGTAACATATATATGGATTGTGAAGTATCACTGCTTCTAGTGCTAAAAATATAATGCCAAAATTTAGGGTCTAATGTTATTTGCTGTAGGCTTATAAAGCATTGAATGAAGCAAGGGAAGAAGGGTTCTTTGATATATTATACTTAGATGCAGCAACAGGAAAATTTATTGAAGAGGTCACCGGATGCAACATCTTTGTGGTCAAGGTACAACAGAAGCTATGCTTTTGTTTGTTATATCTTTATGGAAGAACTAGTAAAATCATCTCTCAGTTTTTTCTATTGATTCAATAATGTATGTTTGGATTATCTTGTGAAGGGTAATAGCATCACAACTCCAGAAGCAGTAGGAACTATTCTTCCTGGAATCACAAGAAAAAGCATCATTGACATTGCCATTGATTTGGGTTATCAGGTGATTTATTACATTGTTGTTTCCCTTAATTAGTATtaaaatcaagaattaattggAAACTTTGGTCTGTGAATAATTTGTAGGTAGAGGAACGTGGTGTTCCAGTGGAAGAATTGTTACAAGCTGATGAAGTTTTCTGCACCGGAACTGCTGTGGTTATCAACCCTGTTTTCTCTGTAACCTATAATAAAACAAAGTAAGAATTAAGAAGCTATATCTTAAATGCTGTTTTACTATATTATGTGTTGTGTAATGTGTATTTGCACAATGCAGAGCCAAATATAAAACAGGATCAGGAACAATATCTTCAAAATTGTACGAGACACTAACTGGAATTCAAACTGGACTTGTTCAAGACATAAGAGGATGGACACTCCAAGTTGATTGAGCAGAGCAAGAAGCATATCtgttattttatttccaatGTATCTTTTGAAATACTACATAATGGAGCGTAGGTGATGTAATTTATCTGGTTATGCAAATCTAGCATCGTTACTGTTATTATTATAACAAAACAATATagcttttggaatttttttttaagtgtgTGCGCCATTGCTTTTTATCATCCTGCCATCATCATGATTCATGAATCATATTTTTCGATTATATTCAAGGGAGCCACTCAGCTAAAGATGCTGAAAACGtctttttataaagatattttttaataattaaaatttaacacatataatcgattaaattttgttatttttgtcaaaattagactagacaaattaatttaaccgaaaaatggtgaatcaaatcttgaactgatctaaattaatattattttttatagaaaatgactacaatatcttattatagaaaatgactaaaatacttctattatagatattaattttgagaatcctaaattttagtcctttatttttctatcgTAAGGGTagaatttagaagttttaaaatatataaatatatatataataagagtattttaatcATTCTCTATAATAAGGttattgtagttattttttataaaaaaataatattaa
The genomic region above belongs to Arachis duranensis cultivar V14167 chromosome 3, aradu.V14167.gnm2.J7QH, whole genome shotgun sequence and contains:
- the LOC107480597 gene encoding putative branched-chain-amino-acid aminotransferase 7 isoform X1; this encodes MDPPPILTSSDYAATSSAGEERHAEIKWDEIGFGIVSTDFMYVMKCSKGEDFGDGSLIPYGNIELPPSAGILNYGQGVLEGLKAYRTKDGSIVLFRPEENARRIKIGAERMCMPSPSVEQFVHAIKKTVIANKRWVPPFGQGSLYIRPLLLGTGSVLGLSPSPEYMLLIYTTPVKSYHKGPLNLVIKDELYRAISGPGGTGGIKSITNYSPAYKALNEAREEGFFDILYLDAATGKFIEEVTGCNIFVVKGNSITTPEAVGTILPGITRKSIIDIAIDLGYQVEERGVPVEELLQADEVFCTGTAVVINPVFSVTYNKTKAKYKTGSGTISSKLYETLTGIQTGLVQDIRGWTLQVD
- the LOC107480597 gene encoding putative branched-chain-amino-acid aminotransferase 7 isoform X2, translated to MDPPPILTSSDYAATSAGEERHAEIKWDEIGFGIVSTDFMYVMKCSKGEDFGDGSLIPYGNIELPPSAGILNYGQGVLEGLKAYRTKDGSIVLFRPEENARRIKIGAERMCMPSPSVEQFVHAIKKTVIANKRWVPPFGQGSLYIRPLLLGTGSVLGLSPSPEYMLLIYTTPVKSYHKGPLNLVIKDELYRAISGPGGTGGIKSITNYSPAYKALNEAREEGFFDILYLDAATGKFIEEVTGCNIFVVKGNSITTPEAVGTILPGITRKSIIDIAIDLGYQVEERGVPVEELLQADEVFCTGTAVVINPVFSVTYNKTKAKYKTGSGTISSKLYETLTGIQTGLVQDIRGWTLQVD